From Micrococcales bacterium:
GAATCAGGCCATCGATCCGGTGTGCCTTCCGCACTCATACCGCCCTGTGTGGGGCCGGAATCAGTTTATCTACATTTGCTAGAATGTAGACATGCGCTCAATCAGTATCGCCGAGCTGCGCCAGAACCCGGCCCCCGCCTTGGACACTGTGGCACGCGGCCAAGCGCTCACGGTTACCCGCTACCGCCGGCCGGTGGCGCGGATTGTGCCCGTGACCCGCCAGCATGTGCGCGGAACCGACGTCATGCAGGCCCTGGCA
This genomic window contains:
- a CDS encoding type II toxin-antitoxin system prevent-host-death family antitoxin, with the translated sequence MRSISIAELRQNPAPALDTVARGQALTVTRYRRPVARIVPVTRQHVRGTDVMQALASTPVDDQWALQLEAERSMDRAADPWKH